A region of Micromonospora chokoriensis DNA encodes the following proteins:
- a CDS encoding type III secretion system chaperone family protein, whose product MPWWSWRPGPADGGDPETRSGITMESAVRIGPPSPRQPGDDCPANERPKLTEMPATVEPVSLRRVCDALDLLDVRYLADGDGNLLAMWERHAVLVTLEGPEDEILVMRARPHATVPPDWADRAYRVVNEWNHTRRFCKAYIGDPTERGQLPIYAELQVPLGAGTHDALLVEMLDCGAAVATSFVDWLHDEGALL is encoded by the coding sequence GAAACCCGAAGCGGGATCACGATGGAGAGCGCGGTCCGAATCGGGCCGCCCAGCCCTCGCCAACCGGGCGACGACTGCCCGGCCAACGAGCGGCCCAAACTGACCGAGATGCCCGCCACCGTCGAGCCGGTGAGTCTCCGCCGGGTCTGCGACGCACTCGACCTGCTCGACGTGCGCTATCTGGCCGACGGCGACGGCAACCTGCTGGCCATGTGGGAGCGGCACGCCGTGCTGGTCACCCTCGAAGGGCCGGAGGACGAGATCCTGGTCATGCGGGCACGTCCGCATGCCACGGTGCCGCCGGACTGGGCCGACCGGGCGTACCGGGTGGTGAACGAGTGGAACCACACCCGCCGGTTCTGCAAGGCGTACATCGGCGACCCGACCGAGCGGGGGCAGCTGCCGATCTACGCCGAGCTCCAGGTTCCGCTCGGTGCCGGCACCCACGACGCGCTGTTGGTCGAGATGCTCGACTGCGGCGCGGCGGTGGCCACCAGCTTCGTGGACTGGCTGCACGACGAGGGCGCGCTGCTCTGA
- a CDS encoding globin — protein sequence MTLFEAVGGEPTFRRLVDEFYAGIATDPLLRPMYPEEDLGPAADRMTLFLMQYWGGPNTYSAQRGHPRLRMRHAPFRIGAAERDAWLRNMRRAVDRLDLEPEIAVTLWDYLERAAYFMVNVEDDPADGH from the coding sequence ATGACCCTCTTCGAAGCGGTCGGCGGCGAACCCACCTTCCGCAGGCTGGTCGACGAGTTCTACGCCGGTATCGCCACCGATCCCCTGCTGCGGCCCATGTACCCGGAGGAAGACCTGGGGCCGGCCGCGGATCGAATGACCCTGTTCCTGATGCAGTACTGGGGCGGCCCCAACACGTACTCCGCACAGCGCGGCCACCCGCGGTTGCGGATGCGGCACGCGCCCTTCCGGATCGGCGCGGCCGAGCGGGACGCCTGGTTGCGGAACATGCGCCGCGCGGTGGACCGGCTCGACCTGGAGCCGGAGATCGCCGTCACGCTCTGGGACTACCTGGAGCGGGCCGCGTACTTCATGGTCAACGTCGAGGACGACCCGGCCGACGGCCACTGA